The following are from one region of the Pseudodesulfovibrio piezophilus C1TLV30 genome:
- the rodA gene encoding rod shape-determining protein RodA, whose amino-acid sequence MPIDRRLLFYINWPLLGVAVILFLLGALNLYSASGYRLEEGMSIAPYFNKQLIWGLMGLLGMVVFMFFDYRHLKTIAWPLFWVTVLLLVAVFFAGKTIYGAKRWLDLGFMNFQPSELAKISILIIGARILSKEREPLDFLRLIYVLFVGMVLAGLIIKQPDLGSGLSIIMILGGMILYRGVTPRVFKTALFLIPATLPMSWFFLHDYQKQRIMTFLDPTTDPLGAGYHIIQSEIAIGSGGFWGKGFLEGTQSQLRFLPERHTDFAVAVFGEEWGFAGTMLLLSLFCFFLYQMVLIARDARGLFGSYLAAGVFFYFFWQILINTGMVLGLMPVVGIPLPFISYGGSATLVNFCLVGLVLNVSMRRFLFKQG is encoded by the coding sequence ATGCCAATTGATAGACGGCTTCTTTTCTATATTAACTGGCCACTCCTGGGCGTGGCCGTCATTCTGTTCCTGCTTGGAGCGCTCAATCTGTATTCTGCCAGTGGGTACAGGTTGGAAGAGGGCATGAGTATCGCTCCCTATTTCAACAAACAGTTGATTTGGGGGCTGATGGGACTTCTGGGCATGGTTGTTTTCATGTTCTTTGATTATCGCCATCTCAAAACCATTGCGTGGCCGCTTTTTTGGGTAACAGTTTTGTTGCTGGTCGCGGTGTTCTTTGCAGGAAAGACCATTTACGGTGCGAAACGGTGGCTTGATCTCGGTTTCATGAATTTCCAGCCAAGTGAACTTGCCAAAATTTCGATTTTGATCATTGGCGCGCGAATCCTCTCCAAGGAGAGAGAGCCTCTTGATTTTCTGCGGCTAATTTATGTTCTCTTTGTGGGCATGGTCCTGGCTGGGTTGATCATTAAGCAACCGGACCTCGGTTCCGGTCTTTCCATTATTATGATTCTTGGCGGAATGATTCTGTATCGTGGTGTGACACCGCGAGTTTTCAAGACTGCGCTTTTTCTGATACCCGCGACACTTCCGATGTCGTGGTTCTTTCTGCACGATTACCAGAAACAGCGCATCATGACCTTTTTGGACCCCACGACCGATCCGCTTGGAGCTGGATATCATATTATTCAATCCGAAATAGCGATTGGGTCCGGAGGTTTCTGGGGGAAGGGGTTTCTTGAGGGAACCCAGTCGCAGCTCCGGTTTTTGCCGGAAAGGCACACTGACTTTGCAGTGGCCGTTTTCGGTGAAGAATGGGGCTTTGCCGGGACTATGTTACTTTTGTCACTATTCTGTTTTTTTCTCTATCAAATGGTGCTCATTGCACGGGACGCCAGAGGTCTCTTCGGAAGCTATCTTGCGGCAGGCGTGTTCTTCTATTTCTTCTGGCAAATCCTTATAAATACGGGTATGGTCCTCGGGCTTATGCCAGTGGTTGGTATCCCTCTTCCATTCATTAGTTATGGGGGAAGCGCAACCCTGGTGAACTTCTGTCTCGTCGGGCTTGTGCTTAATGTGTCAATGCGTCGTTTCCTTTTTAAACAAGGATAG
- a CDS encoding ATP synthase F0 subunit B: MVVPDKTIFIQAVNFIVTIFVLNVLLIKPIREIIRKRKGLMADQLEKIEGFNADAESKVADYEIQLTAARKEASDIRSAMKDEGTAEEQKLMSVAGEEASGTIQAARAEIKAEVKGAMTQLTKDVEKFAEAATGKILGQA, translated from the coding sequence ATGGTAGTACCTGACAAAACAATTTTTATCCAAGCAGTGAACTTCATCGTCACGATCTTCGTGCTGAATGTCCTGCTGATCAAACCGATCCGCGAAATCATTAGAAAACGCAAGGGTTTGATGGCTGATCAGCTGGAGAAAATCGAGGGCTTCAACGCAGACGCAGAGAGCAAGGTGGCTGATTATGAAATCCAGCTCACCGCTGCTCGCAAGGAAGCCAGCGATATCCGCTCCGCCATGAAGGATGAAGGCACTGCTGAAGAGCAGAAGCTGATGTCCGTTGCCGGTGAGGAGGCTTCCGGCACCATTCAGGCCGCTCGTGCTGAAATCAAGGCTGAGGTCAAGGGAGCCATGACTCAGTTGACCAAGGACGTCGAAAAATTCGCCGAAGCAGCTACGGGCAAGATCCTGGGCCAAGCCTAG
- a CDS encoding F0F1 ATP synthase subunit epsilon: MANTLKLEIVTPDRKVLSEEVEYVGAPGIMGEFGVLPSHVPFLSALGVGNLHYKQGGKAFYVFVAGGFAEVSNNQVTVLAEVAEMATEIDIDRAQKAKARAEERAAKVKEKQEATRTQAALRRAVSRLNCKSSGKSAGTC; encoded by the coding sequence ATGGCTAATACTTTGAAACTTGAGATAGTCACTCCAGATCGGAAGGTCCTTTCCGAAGAAGTGGAATACGTTGGAGCTCCTGGTATCATGGGCGAATTCGGTGTCCTGCCGAGCCACGTTCCTTTTCTGTCCGCTCTGGGTGTTGGCAATCTCCACTATAAACAAGGTGGCAAGGCGTTTTATGTCTTTGTTGCCGGTGGATTCGCCGAAGTGAGCAACAACCAGGTTACTGTCCTGGCTGAAGTCGCTGAAATGGCCACCGAGATTGACATTGATCGCGCCCAGAAGGCCAAAGCACGTGCTGAAGAGCGCGCAGCAAAGGTCAAGGAAAAACAAGAAGCGACACGCACTCAGGCTGCATTGCGCCGGGCAGTGTCCCGACTCAATTGCAAGTCGAGCGGCAAGTCTGCTGGCACTTGTTAA
- a CDS encoding pyridoxal phosphate-dependent aminotransferase, which translates to MRISERLTRIKPSATLAVNTKAQELKAQGREIISLAVGQPDYGTPEHVCNAAKAALDEGFTKYTPVPGILELRTAVAEYYAKFYEAKACADNTIVSNGGKQVLFNLLMALVNPGDEVMIPAPYWVSYPAMVQLAEGKSVFVPTTAEENFLVTLDSLEEARTAKTTVLILNSPSNPTGCCYTQEQMESIAAWARKNNIFIISDEVYDRLVYAPATSVSLAKTWETYPDTIAIVGALSKSFCMTGWRVGYALAHEDLIKAMSKIQGQSTSNINSIAQKAALAGLSGSWDIVDEMKTSFVRRRDIAYEIITGWGAQCPKPGGAFYLFPVLDQFYTEDAPDSASLCTKILEEAGVALVPGSAFGDDRCIRFSYAVDETTLRQALSRVGKVLTGN; encoded by the coding sequence ATGCGTATTTCCGAACGACTGACGCGAATCAAGCCGTCAGCCACTCTTGCCGTCAACACCAAGGCTCAGGAACTCAAGGCACAAGGGCGTGAAATAATCAGCCTTGCAGTCGGGCAGCCTGATTACGGCACTCCAGAACACGTCTGTAATGCGGCCAAAGCTGCACTGGATGAAGGATTCACCAAGTATACACCTGTACCGGGAATTCTGGAACTACGCACAGCCGTTGCTGAATATTATGCGAAATTTTATGAAGCCAAGGCATGTGCGGACAACACAATTGTCAGCAATGGAGGCAAGCAGGTCCTGTTCAACCTGCTGATGGCGCTCGTGAACCCAGGTGACGAGGTGATGATTCCGGCACCGTACTGGGTAAGCTATCCAGCCATGGTTCAATTGGCAGAGGGCAAATCGGTTTTCGTGCCCACCACTGCCGAGGAAAATTTTCTCGTAACCTTGGACTCTCTCGAAGAGGCACGGACAGCCAAGACAACTGTCTTGATACTTAATTCCCCGTCCAACCCTACTGGCTGTTGTTATACACAGGAGCAAATGGAAAGTATTGCAGCATGGGCGCGGAAAAATAATATCTTTATCATATCTGACGAAGTTTATGACCGCCTTGTCTATGCTCCGGCAACATCTGTTTCTCTCGCCAAAACGTGGGAAACCTACCCGGATACCATCGCTATCGTCGGTGCTCTTTCCAAATCTTTCTGCATGACAGGCTGGCGTGTGGGCTACGCCCTTGCTCACGAAGACCTCATCAAGGCAATGTCAAAGATACAAGGACAATCCACCTCGAACATCAACTCCATCGCCCAAAAAGCAGCCCTCGCCGGATTGTCCGGGTCGTGGGATATTGTCGATGAAATGAAAACATCTTTTGTCCGCCGTCGTGACATAGCCTATGAGATTATCACTGGCTGGGGCGCCCAGTGTCCCAAACCAGGGGGCGCGTTTTACCTCTTCCCCGTCCTTGATCAATTTTATACCGAAGATGCGCCTGATTCCGCGAGCCTTTGTACCAAGATTCTAGAAGAAGCTGGAGTTGCGCTTGTTCCCGGATCTGCGTTCGGCGACGACAGGTGTATCCGCTTTTCCTATGCTGTTGACGAAACAACTCTGAGACAAGCCCTCTCACGTGTCGGAAAAGTTTTAACTGGCAATTGA
- the atpD gene encoding F0F1 ATP synthase subunit beta, which produces MANTGKIVQVIGAVVDVEFAEGNLPNILSALEINNPNNTDAPLLVCEVAQHLGNNVVRTIAMDATEGLVRGMEASDTESPITVPVGSGSLGRIMNVVGEPADEMGPVPCEKRLPIHREAPDFTELSTKVELLETGIKVVDLLIPFPKGGKMGLFGGAGVGKTVILMEMINNIAKQHGGISVFAGVGERTREGNDLYHEMKDAGVLEKAALVYGQMNEPPGARARVALTALTCAEYFRDEEGQDVLLFVDNIFRFTQAGAEVSALLGRMPSAVGYQPTLGTDLGGLQERITSTNKGSITSVQAVYVPADDLTDPAPATTFAHLDGTLVLSRQIAELGIYPAVDPLDSTSRILSPEVLGAEHYATAREVQSVLQKYKDLQDIIAILGMDELSDEDKLTVARARRVQRFLSQPFHVAEVFTGVPGVYVKTEDTVKAFRDILDGKYDDLPEQAFYMCGAIEEAIEKAKQ; this is translated from the coding sequence ATGGCTAATACTGGTAAAATCGTTCAGGTAATCGGCGCCGTTGTCGACGTCGAATTTGCCGAAGGGAATCTTCCCAACATTCTGTCTGCGTTGGAGATTAATAACCCCAACAATACTGACGCCCCGCTTCTCGTCTGCGAGGTCGCTCAGCACTTGGGTAACAACGTTGTCCGCACCATTGCCATGGACGCCACCGAAGGTCTCGTTCGCGGCATGGAAGCATCCGACACCGAATCTCCTATCACTGTTCCTGTTGGTTCCGGTTCGCTGGGCCGCATCATGAACGTTGTCGGCGAACCTGCCGATGAAATGGGCCCGGTTCCCTGTGAAAAGCGCCTTCCCATTCACCGTGAAGCCCCTGATTTCACAGAGCTGTCCACCAAGGTTGAGCTGCTCGAAACCGGTATCAAAGTCGTTGATCTGCTGATTCCCTTCCCGAAAGGCGGCAAAATGGGCCTCTTCGGTGGCGCAGGTGTCGGCAAGACTGTTATTCTGATGGAAATGATCAACAACATCGCCAAGCAGCACGGTGGTATCTCCGTCTTCGCTGGTGTTGGTGAGCGTACCCGTGAAGGAAACGATCTCTATCACGAAATGAAGGACGCTGGCGTTCTGGAGAAAGCTGCCCTGGTCTACGGCCAGATGAACGAGCCTCCGGGAGCCCGTGCTCGTGTTGCTCTGACCGCGCTGACCTGCGCAGAGTACTTCCGTGACGAAGAAGGCCAGGACGTGCTGCTCTTCGTTGATAACATCTTCCGCTTCACCCAGGCTGGTGCAGAGGTATCCGCACTTCTCGGCCGTATGCCTTCCGCTGTTGGTTATCAGCCGACACTGGGTACTGACCTTGGTGGTTTGCAGGAACGTATTACTTCCACAAACAAGGGTTCCATCACCTCGGTTCAGGCCGTTTACGTCCCTGCCGATGACTTGACTGACCCTGCTCCGGCTACCACCTTTGCTCACCTTGACGGTACGTTGGTTCTGTCCCGTCAGATCGCTGAGCTGGGCATTTATCCGGCTGTTGATCCTCTTGACTCCACTTCCCGTATCCTCTCTCCCGAGGTTCTGGGTGCCGAGCACTACGCTACGGCCCGTGAAGTCCAGTCCGTGCTTCAGAAGTACAAGGATTTGCAGGATATCATCGCGATTCTCGGTATGGACGAATTGTCCGATGAGGATAAGCTGACTGTTGCTCGTGCTCGCCGCGTGCAGCGTTTCCTGTCTCAGCCGTTCCACGTTGCCGAGGTCTTCACCGGTGTTCCCGGTGTCTACGTCAAGACCGAAGACACCGTTAAGGCTTTCCGTGACATCCTGGACGGCAAGTACGATGACCTGCCTGAGCAGGCATTCTACATGTGCGGCGCTATCGAGGAAGCCATAGAGAAAGCCAAGCAGTAA
- a CDS encoding F0F1 ATP synthase subunit gamma, translated as MASLRDVQNQIVGVKKTKQITKAMNMVASAKLRNAQERIERFRPYADKFYEMLGDLAAGADESVHPLLEVRDEVKTVGIMVTTSDRGLCGAFNVNIINKAMKLARQKASEGKTVKLYCIGKKARDAFRKTEYEIMRAEGDAMSSFDFTLAASVGNELITGYVTGELDEVHIVFGEFQSMAKQPPIDLTILPMAAQAEGESEESGSGDYMYEPSVEGLLAELLPRFIKVQVYRGLLDTASSEHAARMAAMDNATKACDELTDTLTLLYNKTRQAAITGDLMDIVGGVEALKG; from the coding sequence ATGGCTTCGTTAAGAGACGTCCAAAATCAGATTGTTGGCGTCAAGAAAACCAAGCAGATCACCAAGGCCATGAATATGGTGGCCTCGGCAAAACTGCGCAACGCACAGGAGCGTATTGAACGCTTCCGTCCGTATGCGGACAAGTTTTACGAGATGCTGGGCGACTTGGCTGCCGGAGCTGACGAATCGGTACATCCGCTGCTGGAAGTCCGGGACGAAGTGAAAACCGTGGGCATCATGGTGACCACTTCGGATCGCGGCCTGTGCGGCGCATTCAATGTCAATATCATCAACAAGGCCATGAAGCTGGCCAGACAAAAAGCTTCTGAAGGAAAAACTGTCAAGCTCTACTGCATCGGCAAGAAAGCTCGTGACGCCTTCAGAAAGACTGAATACGAAATCATGCGCGCCGAAGGCGACGCCATGAGCAGCTTTGACTTCACCTTGGCAGCCAGTGTCGGCAATGAGCTGATCACCGGATATGTCACAGGAGAACTCGATGAAGTTCATATCGTGTTTGGTGAGTTCCAGAGCATGGCGAAACAACCTCCCATCGACCTGACTATTCTGCCTATGGCAGCTCAGGCAGAAGGCGAGAGTGAAGAGTCCGGTTCTGGTGATTACATGTATGAACCGTCCGTAGAGGGCCTGCTGGCCGAGCTTCTTCCTCGGTTTATCAAGGTCCAGGTCTATCGGGGTCTGCTGGATACTGCCAGCTCCGAGCATGCAGCTCGTATGGCCGCAATGGATAACGCCACCAAGGCTTGTGACGAACTGACGGACACCCTGACCTTGCTTTACAACAAGACAAGGCAGGCCGCCATTACTGGCGATCTTATGGACATTGTCGGCGGCGTGGAAGCGCTGAAAGGATAA
- the atpA gene encoding F0F1 ATP synthase subunit alpha, whose amino-acid sequence MQIKAEEISKIIQDQIQNYESRVEMSETGTVLYVGDGIARVHGVENVMAMELLEFPGGLMGMVLNLEEDNVGVALLGSDTGVKEGDPVKRTGKIYSVPVGDGVMGRVVNPLGEPLDGLGPLDTTETRPVEMKAPGIIARKSVHEPCYTGLKAVDAMTPVGRGQRELVIGDRQTGKTAVCIDAILAQKTTDVHCFYVAIGQKKASVALVADILRQHGAMEYTTIVSATASEPAPLQFIAAYTGATMAEFYRDNGKHALICYDDLSKQATAYREMSLLLRRPPGREAFPGDVFYLHSRLLERACKVNDSLGAGSMTALPVIETQAGDVSAFIPTNVISITDGQIYLEPNLFLSGVRPAINVGLSVSRVGGSAQIKAMKQVAGTLRLDLAQYRELAAFASFGSDLDKGTQAKLNRGARMVELLKQPQYKPQTVQEQVSVLYAGTRGFLDDVPVEAVQKFEAEFLEFMNNAKSAVLDSIAEKEKIDDAVEADLKAAIEEFKKGFSA is encoded by the coding sequence ATGCAGATCAAAGCAGAAGAAATCAGCAAAATCATTCAGGACCAGATTCAGAATTATGAGTCTCGTGTTGAGATGAGCGAGACCGGTACCGTCCTCTACGTTGGTGACGGTATTGCTCGTGTTCACGGCGTTGAGAACGTCATGGCCATGGAGCTGCTGGAATTCCCCGGCGGCCTGATGGGTATGGTGCTCAACCTTGAAGAAGATAACGTCGGTGTCGCCCTGCTGGGTTCCGATACCGGTGTCAAGGAAGGCGATCCGGTCAAGCGTACCGGCAAGATTTACTCCGTTCCCGTTGGTGATGGTGTCATGGGCCGCGTTGTGAACCCGCTTGGTGAGCCTCTTGATGGTTTGGGACCTCTTGACACCACGGAAACCCGCCCGGTTGAAATGAAAGCTCCTGGTATCATTGCCCGTAAATCCGTTCATGAGCCATGCTATACCGGCCTGAAGGCCGTTGACGCCATGACTCCGGTCGGTCGCGGCCAGCGTGAGCTGGTCATTGGTGACCGCCAGACCGGTAAGACCGCAGTCTGCATTGACGCCATCCTGGCTCAGAAGACGACTGACGTGCATTGTTTCTATGTTGCCATCGGACAGAAGAAAGCATCCGTTGCTCTGGTTGCCGACATTCTGCGTCAGCACGGCGCAATGGAATATACCACTATTGTTTCCGCTACCGCTTCCGAGCCCGCTCCGTTGCAGTTCATCGCTGCGTACACTGGTGCCACCATGGCCGAGTTCTACCGCGATAACGGCAAGCATGCCCTGATCTGTTATGATGATCTTTCCAAGCAGGCTACTGCTTACCGTGAAATGTCCCTCCTGCTTCGTCGTCCTCCGGGCCGTGAAGCATTCCCCGGTGATGTCTTCTATCTGCACTCCCGCCTGCTCGAGCGCGCATGCAAGGTTAACGACAGCCTCGGTGCCGGTTCCATGACCGCCCTGCCGGTTATTGAAACCCAGGCCGGTGACGTTTCCGCATTTATTCCAACCAACGTTATCTCCATTACCGATGGTCAGATCTACTTGGAGCCGAACCTGTTCTTGTCCGGTGTTCGTCCGGCCATTAACGTCGGTCTCTCCGTCTCCCGAGTCGGTGGTTCCGCTCAGATCAAGGCAATGAAACAGGTTGCCGGTACATTGCGTCTCGACCTCGCTCAGTACCGCGAGCTTGCCGCTTTCGCATCCTTTGGTTCTGATCTGGATAAAGGCACACAGGCCAAGCTGAATCGTGGCGCTCGCATGGTCGAGCTTCTGAAGCAGCCCCAGTACAAGCCGCAGACCGTTCAGGAACAGGTTTCAGTTCTGTACGCCGGTACTCGTGGATTCCTGGATGACGTTCCTGTTGAGGCCGTTCAGAAGTTCGAGGCCGAGTTCCTTGAGTTCATGAACAACGCAAAGTCCGCTGTTCTCGACTCTATTGCCGAGAAAGAAAAGATCGACGATGCAGTCGAAGCTGACCTCAAGGCAGCTATCGAAGAGTTCAAGAAAGGCTTCAGCGCGTAA
- a CDS encoding bactofilin family protein, whose amino-acid sequence MARDEINAFLGAGTNYQGKLHFQGAVRIDGNFRGEVVSDGTLVVGQEAVVEGLIRVGQLVLSGNIQGEVEAATKVVLHKTANLQGNIKTPVLVVEEGAVLEGQLDMGSLGSSAPIVSEEESD is encoded by the coding sequence ATGGCGAGAGACGAAATCAACGCCTTTTTGGGCGCAGGGACTAACTACCAGGGAAAGCTGCACTTTCAGGGAGCAGTTCGTATCGATGGCAATTTCCGGGGGGAGGTTGTTTCAGATGGGACACTGGTTGTCGGTCAGGAAGCCGTAGTGGAAGGACTTATTCGAGTTGGACAACTTGTTCTTTCAGGGAATATCCAGGGAGAAGTCGAAGCCGCGACCAAAGTTGTTTTGCATAAGACGGCTAACTTGCAGGGGAATATAAAAACTCCTGTACTTGTTGTCGAGGAAGGCGCCGTTCTGGAAGGCCAACTCGACATGGGGAGCCTCGGTTCATCCGCTCCCATCGTATCTGAAGAAGAGTCCGATTAA
- a CDS encoding F0F1 ATP synthase subunit B family protein yields the protein MKRMYVFSTVLLTALAISSIAFANEGGGHHMAGWFLEDYQVERYIFRLINLALFLGIIWWLAGSKIKDFFVGRRDGIKLELDDLQTRQADAEKKLKEVEAGIANMAQEKQTILDEAKQQGEAIKEAIIAKAHKDAEALKEQAKRTASNEAQTAINSIRAEMADMVVAAAEKIVAEKLSADDHEKLVDDYLTKVVLN from the coding sequence TTGAAACGGATGTATGTGTTTAGTACGGTCTTGCTGACTGCCTTGGCGATCTCATCCATTGCTTTCGCCAATGAAGGCGGAGGGCACCACATGGCCGGTTGGTTCCTCGAAGATTATCAAGTTGAACGGTATATCTTTCGTCTGATCAACCTGGCGTTGTTCCTCGGCATTATCTGGTGGCTGGCAGGATCAAAGATCAAGGATTTCTTCGTGGGACGTCGCGACGGCATCAAGCTGGAGCTTGACGACTTGCAGACCCGCCAGGCTGATGCCGAGAAGAAACTCAAGGAAGTTGAGGCCGGTATCGCCAACATGGCTCAGGAAAAGCAGACCATTCTTGATGAGGCCAAGCAGCAGGGTGAAGCCATTAAAGAGGCTATCATCGCCAAGGCCCATAAGGATGCTGAAGCCCTGAAGGAACAGGCCAAGCGCACCGCTTCGAACGAAGCGCAGACTGCCATCAATTCCATTCGTGCCGAGATGGCCGATATGGTTGTCGCGGCTGCCGAGAAGATCGTTGCCGAAAAGCTGAGCGCTGATGATCACGAGAAACTCGTGGATGACTATTTAACGAAGGTGGTGCTCAATTGA
- the atpH gene encoding ATP synthase F1 subunit delta, with protein sequence MTGNVVSRRYAKALFAIGAAKGEADQKTYGEQLTALGDSMTASPEALGFFRNPLFSAEEKKAVLETLVDKVGVDPMVKNFCDLLADRGRVEMLPAIAADYKAMTDAVSGILSGQLITVGELNEERKSAIKENLEKQAGKKLELTFDTDKDILGGIVLKIGDKVMDASLKAQLQILKENIKRGE encoded by the coding sequence TTGACCGGTAACGTAGTTTCCCGCCGCTACGCCAAGGCTCTTTTTGCCATTGGCGCCGCCAAAGGCGAGGCAGACCAAAAGACGTACGGTGAGCAGTTGACTGCACTGGGTGATTCCATGACGGCATCTCCCGAAGCTTTGGGTTTCTTCCGGAACCCCTTGTTCTCCGCCGAGGAGAAGAAAGCAGTGCTCGAAACGCTTGTTGACAAGGTTGGGGTAGACCCGATGGTCAAGAACTTCTGCGATCTTCTGGCCGACAGGGGCCGGGTCGAGATGCTTCCTGCCATCGCAGCCGATTACAAGGCCATGACAGATGCCGTTTCCGGTATTTTGAGCGGCCAGCTCATCACGGTGGGCGAGCTGAACGAGGAGAGAAAGTCTGCAATCAAGGAGAACCTTGAGAAACAGGCAGGCAAGAAGCTGGAACTGACCTTTGATACCGATAAGGATATCCTCGGGGGCATCGTCCTCAAGATTGGTGATAAGGTCATGGACGCCAGCCTCAAGGCTCAGCTGCAGATTTTGAAAGAAAATATTAAAAGGGGTGAGTAG